The sequence GAGCCGGATCTGGTCGCTCAATGTCAGTTCACTTTGTCCAGCGACAGCATTTTCAGCTTTGGAAAAGCGACCCTGAGCAAGTCTGCCAAGCAAGAAATTGATAAAAAGACCATTGAGAAACTGGCCGATTGCAGCGGCGCCAAGGTGCTCCTGGTGACCGGCTATACCGATCACCTTGGAACAGACGCATATAACAGGAAGTTATCGATGCGACGGGCAGCCAGCGTCGCCAGTTATCTAAAAAGCAAAGGCATCAGCAACAGGATAGAGACAAACGGTGCCGGCGCTGCCGAACCGATAGTGACATGCAGCAACAAACTGAGCATCAAGAAAAGCATCGTCTGTCTCGCGCCTAACCGCAGAGTAGTGATAAAAATGCAATAAATTCAAAATAAAATAGATACTTTGCTTGCGTCG comes from Collimonas pratensis and encodes:
- a CDS encoding OmpA family protein, translated to MRHTILLSLLLGSACGFAASSSLAQTSAIQASPEKSAYLQDGSGPVVRSQDGLCWRSGYWDAKDAVPGCDGELAPPVMKAIAPALAAGPAIASDQPKEPDLVAQCQFTLSSDSIFSFGKATLSKSAKQEIDKKTIEKLADCSGAKVLLVTGYTDHLGTDAYNRKLSMRRAASVASYLKSKGISNRIETNGAGAAEPIVTCSNKLSIKKSIVCLAPNRRVVIKMQ